From Brassica oleracea var. oleracea cultivar TO1000 chromosome C3, BOL, whole genome shotgun sequence, a single genomic window includes:
- the LOC106334586 gene encoding protein BREAST CANCER SUSCEPTIBILITY 2 homolog B isoform X3, whose product MSTWSLLPDSSGNCFRWEVAGRILQSDSEDSAIESTAPLPSMNDLLLQGWSKLKQGDGALFRTGMGNSVALKAKSVLEDEHHHHPDGGSNLQSDSAATLPMFRTASGRSVPLKDSSIAKAISILGPPHSDDFTGFNHVKRSNQKRGCSELKTHATGVLHHSETPGQYEGHVFQKISESLYPSAVVPPTMFQTAGGKTLSVSVQALKRARNLLGDPDSVTLFDDVPAVDQFSTPQKVQRLGDLPINNRNANTGYNAFEGKTSNKHTATSFVSPLRSSSKQFRSVKLEDLASGGNLIKKFDAAVDDTDRALNTTKLATHGVSNNRPMAVNNAKANGFIPIAKQSGQPLVDITNRSANNKQDSTQKKRLGKTIFVSPFKKPRNSSFKTPLKKNAQHALSGLSIVSSDTLNSKKVLSTRYPERSPRVYIKDYFRMHPTVTTKMNYVPDHVRRIKSSNADKYVFRDESSSNMVGAETFFQMLAESGASLRQASRKWVINHYRWIVWKLACYETCYPVICRGNFLTITNVFEELKYRYEREVNHGHCSAIKRILSGDAPASSMMVLYISAINPKTDNDSQKALGSGSGSNVKVELSDGWYSMNAALDVNLTKQLNAGKLFVGQKLRILGAGLSGWATPTSPLEAVISNTICLLLNINGTYRAHWADRLGFCKEVGAPLAFNCIKGNGGPVPKTLAGITRIYPILYKERLGERKSIIRSERMESRMTELHNQRRSALIEGLMCEYERGGNGVHSQNDTDSEEGAKVFKLLETASEPELLMAEMSLEQLTSFTTYKSKFEAAKQIQMEKSVAQALEEAGLSERDVTPFMRIRLVGLTSLSYEGVHNPKEGIVTIWNPTERQRTELTEGKIYIMKGLVPTVSDSETLYLHARGSSSRWEPLSPKASSSFQPFFNPRKPISLSNFGGIPLSSEFDIAAYVVYVGNVYTDVEQKKQWVFVTDGSTQRSRSGEISNSLLAISFSTPSMDDLPTPHISHSLVGSVVGFCNLIKRAKDAKNNMWVGEATENSVYSINAEAAYSSHLKTSSSHIQTWAKLSSFNSVIHKLRQIVLFVIGASTCSRKGKHII is encoded by the exons ATGTCGACGTGGAGTTTATTACCCGATTCAAGCGGCAATTGTTTCCGGTGGGAAGTCGCAGGCCGGATTCTCCAGTCGGACTCGGAAGATTCTGCTATTGAATCCACAGCTCCTCTACCTTCTATGAACGATCTCTTGCTCCAAG GATGGTCGAAGCTTAAACAAGGGGATGGAGCGCTGTTCAGGACTGGAATGGGGAATTCTGTAGCTCTCAAAGCCAAATCTGTTTTAGAAGATGAACATCATCATCATCCAG ATGGAGGCTCCAATCTCCAATCAGATTCAGCTGCAACTTTGCCTATGTTCAGGACCGCCTCAGGGCGTTCTGTCCCATTGAAAGACTCCTCCATTGCCAAAGCTATTTCTATTCTTGGCCCCCCTCACTCAG ATGACTTTACTGGATTTAACCACGTGAAACGGTCCAATCAGAAACGTGGCTGCTCTGAGTTAAAAACTCATGCTACAGGGGTTCTGCATCATTCAGAAACTCCAGGCCAGTACGAGGGCCATGTATTTCAGAAGATATCAGAAAGTTTATATCCATCTGCAGTGGTGCCGCCAACAATGTTTCAGACTGCTGGTGGAAAAACGTTGTCTGTATCAGTTCAGGCATTGAAACGTGCCAGAAACCTTCTCGGAGACCCTGACTCAGTGACTCTCTTTGATGATGTACCAGCAGTTGATCAGTTTTCTACACCACAGAAAGTTCAAAGGTTAGGTGATCTTCCTATAAACAATAGAAACGCCAACACTGGTTATAATGCTTTTGAAGGAAAGACAAGCAACAAGCATACGGCAACTAGTTTTGTATCTCCTCTTCGGTCATCTTCAAAGCAATTTAGATCAGTCAAATTGGAGGATCTAGCTTCAGGGGGTAATTTGATCAAGAAATTTGATGCGGCTGTTGATGACACAGACCGTGCTCTGAATACTACTAAACTTGCTACACATGGAGTATCAAATAACAGGCCTATGGCAGTGAATAATGCCAAGGCAAACGGTTTCATTCCAATAGCTAAACAATCTGGCCAGCCACTTGTTGATATAACAAATCGCAGTGCAAACAATAAACAAGACAGTACCCAAAAGAAAAGACTGGGAAAGACAATCTTCGTTTCTCCTTTTAAAAAGCCAAGGAATTCCTCCTTCAAAACTCCTTTAAAGAAAAATGCTCAGCATGCTTTAAGTG GTTTGTCTATCGTATCTTCTGATACACTTAATTCCAAAAAGGTGCTTTCTACAAGATATCCAGAAAGGTCTCCAAGAGTATATATCAAGGATTATTTTCGAATGCATCCAACAGTTACGACTAAG ATGAACTATGTGCCAGACCATGTCAGAAGAATCAAATCAAGCAATGCAGATAAATATGTATTCCGTGATGAGTCTTCCTCAAATATGGTTGGAGCTGAAACTTTTTTCCAAATGTTGGCTGAGTCTGGTGCTTCCCTACGACAAGCATCTAGAAA GTGGGTCATTAATCACTACAGATGGATCGTCTGGAAACTTGCATGCTACGAGACATGCTACCCAGTCATATGTAGAGGAAATTTTCTGACTATCACCAATGTTTTCGAAGAACTGAAATACAG ATATGAGCGAGAGGTCAATCATGGTCACTGCTCTGCAATCAAGAGGATTCTGAGTGGTGACGCTCCAGCTTCTTCAATGATGGTGCTCTACATATCAGCTATTAATCCAAAGACGGATAATGATTCTCAGAAAGCACTTGGTTCTGGTAGTGGCAGCAATGTGAAAGTAGAGCTCAGTGATGGGTG GTACTCCATGAATGCTGCCCTGGATGTCAACCTGACAAAGCAGCTGAATGCTGGAAAATTGTTTGTTGGACAGAAGCTTCGA ATCCTTGGGGCAGGACTTTCTGGTTGGGCTACACCAACATCACCTCTTGAG GCAGTGATTTCAAATACGATTTGTTTGCTGTTGAATATTAATGGGACGTACAGAGCTCACTGGGCGGACCGACTAGGATTCT GTAAAGAAGTTGGTGCTCCTCTGGCCTTCAACTGTATCAAGGGCAATGGGGGTCCAGTGCCTAAAACGTTAGCTGGAATCACACGAATATACCCTATCCTGTACAAGGAAAG GTTAGGTGAAAGGAAGTCAATTATTCGATCAGAGAGAATGGAAAGTAGAATGACTGAGCTGCATAACCAGAG GCGCTCAGCTCTTATTGAGGGTCTTATGTGTGAGTACGAGAGAGGAGGAAATGGTGTCCACAGCCAGAACGACACTGACAGTGAGGAAGGAGCCAAGGTCTTTAAGCTGTTAGAGACTGCTTCTGAACCTGAACTCCTAATGGCAGAAATGAGTCTGGAGCAGTTGACATCTTTCACTACATATAAATCAAAATTCGAG GCAGCCAAACAAATACAGATGGAAAAATCAGTGGCACAAGCTCTGGAAGAAGCTGGCTTAAGTGAAAGGGATGTCACCCCATTCATGAGGATTAGGCTTGTTGGACTGACGAGTTTAAGTTATGAAGGAGTACACAATCCAAAAGAAGGCATAGTAACCATCTGGAATCCAACGGAGAGACAG AGAACCGAGTTGACAGAGGGGAAAATATACATAATGAAAGGGCTAGTACCGACGGTATCAGATTCGGAAACACTTTACTTACATGCCAGAGGGTCTAGCTCAAGATGGGAGCCTTTGTCTCCAAAAGCTTCTTCAAGTTTTCA GCCCTTTTTCAACCCCCGTAAACCCATTTCTTTGTCAAATTTTGGTGGAATTCCTCTTTCAAG TGAATTTGATATCGCTGCGTACGTTGTATATGTTGGAAATGTATACACGGATGTTGAGCAAAAGAAGCAGTGGGTGTTTGTGACAGATGGATCCACTCAACGCTCACGTTCAGGGGAAATCTCAAACAGTCTTCTTGCTATAAGCTTCAGTACCCCATCCATGGATGACTTGCCCACTCCCCACATCAGCCATAGTCTTGTCGGATCCGTG GTAGGATTTTGCAACCTAATAAAAAGGGCAAAGGATGCGAAAAACAATATGTGGGTTGGAGAGGCAACAGAGAACTCAGTGTATTCCATAAACGCAGAAGCTGCTTACTCCTCTCACCTCAAAACCAGCAGTTCCCATATCCAAACATGGGCTAAGCTCTCTTCTTTCAACTCG GTAATCCATAAACTTAGGCAGATAGTTCTATTTGTAATCGGTGCTTCAACATGCTCAAG AAAAGGAAAACATATCATTTAG